Proteins from one Clostridia bacterium genomic window:
- the brxC gene encoding BREX system P-loop protein BrxC, with protein MRNYEIFQRDPVASRLVNDGVATVAEATTSKEIETLRYELEHFVCEGQYKDGLIRILESYLSNVNSTSQPAVWVSGFFGSGKSHLLKMLRHLWVNTKLGTDGATARELASLPVEVKDLLKELDTLGKRCGGLHAAAGTLPSGGGKSLRLAVLSIIFRSKGLPESLPQAQFCLWLQENGIYDKVRRLVEDQGKDFRHELRHLYASPVLAQALLEADPNFAPDPKQVRVTIRTQFPDADDIPTTEFIRIIRDVLSVDGQLPCTAIVLDEIQLFIGDSTARSYDVQEVAEALCKQLDSRILLVGAGQTALSGSLPLLQRLKDRFTVPVELSDTDVETVTRRVVLAKKADKLKSIEEVLTAHAGEIERQLVSTRIAPRSEDRNIIVEDYPLLPTRRRFWEHVLRSVDIPGTSSQLRTQLRIVHDAVREVAAQPLGTVIPADFIFDQLQPDLLRTGVLLREIDEIIRNLEDGTPEGSLAKRLCALIFLIRKLPREGIADIGVRATADMLADLLISDLANDGPTLRREIPRILEELVEQGKLIKLDEEYSLQTRESSEWDREFRNRQTRLNSDFTALSSKRSALLNSACMDVLGNIRLLQGKCKEPRKLAIYFGSEPPEAKGNEIPVWVRDGWGESESAVVADARAAGSDSPTIFVYIPKLSAEDLKKAILEYEAAKATIEFKGTPSSDPGREAHDAMVTRMRMAEATRDSIIREVINAAKVFQGGGQERVEHSLEERIREAAEASLDRLFREFREADDDRWPAVINRAKNGDEAAFQAVGWNDAPEKHPVCSAILSGIGSGKTGKEIRETFEKAPYGWPRDAIDAALITLFTTGHLRALYKGVQLDRGQLDQAKISATDFRVETVTIDVRSRMKLRNLFQTAGFNCKAGEESSVAGQFLARLAELADHAGGDPPLPQRPSKAHLEEIRGLAGNEQLAAILEQSDTLLEQL; from the coding sequence ATGAGAAACTATGAGATCTTCCAGCGTGACCCCGTTGCTTCAAGGCTAGTTAACGACGGAGTAGCCACAGTTGCGGAAGCGACAACCTCAAAGGAGATTGAAACCCTCCGCTATGAATTGGAGCATTTCGTTTGCGAAGGACAATACAAAGATGGACTCATACGTATCCTAGAGTCTTACTTGAGCAATGTGAATTCCACCAGCCAGCCAGCTGTTTGGGTGAGTGGCTTTTTCGGCAGCGGTAAGTCCCATCTCCTGAAAATGCTGCGTCATTTGTGGGTTAACACCAAGCTCGGTACGGATGGAGCCACTGCTCGGGAATTAGCTTCGCTACCAGTTGAAGTAAAGGATCTTCTTAAAGAGCTTGATACTCTAGGGAAAAGATGTGGTGGACTTCATGCCGCGGCAGGGACGCTGCCGTCTGGAGGAGGGAAGAGTCTCCGCCTTGCTGTTCTCAGTATCATCTTCCGGTCGAAGGGCCTGCCGGAGTCTTTGCCGCAGGCGCAGTTTTGCCTTTGGCTACAAGAAAACGGAATCTATGATAAGGTCAGGAGGCTCGTTGAAGACCAAGGTAAGGATTTTCGACACGAGCTACGCCATCTATACGCTAGCCCGGTGTTGGCTCAAGCGCTGCTTGAGGCCGACCCTAATTTTGCCCCAGATCCCAAACAGGTGCGGGTTACCATTCGTACTCAGTTTCCCGATGCGGACGATATCCCGACGACCGAGTTTATTCGCATCATTCGGGATGTCCTATCTGTAGACGGCCAGCTTCCCTGTACGGCAATTGTGCTGGACGAAATCCAGCTGTTTATCGGTGACAGCACGGCTCGTTCATATGATGTTCAAGAGGTAGCTGAGGCCCTTTGTAAGCAGCTTGATAGCCGGATACTGCTTGTAGGCGCTGGCCAAACGGCGCTAAGCGGCAGCCTTCCGCTTCTCCAGAGATTAAAGGATCGTTTTACCGTACCCGTGGAACTTTCTGACACGGATGTCGAGACTGTTACTCGCCGGGTAGTGCTGGCTAAAAAGGCAGACAAGCTTAAAAGCATCGAAGAAGTATTGACCGCCCACGCTGGCGAAATTGAACGCCAGCTTGTGAGTACCCGAATTGCCCCTCGAAGCGAAGATCGGAACATCATTGTTGAAGATTACCCGCTTCTGCCTACCCGGCGCCGGTTCTGGGAGCATGTCCTTCGCTCTGTTGACATTCCCGGGACTAGCAGCCAACTGCGTACCCAACTGCGCATTGTTCACGATGCTGTGCGGGAGGTTGCCGCCCAACCTTTGGGTACGGTCATACCGGCGGACTTCATTTTTGACCAACTCCAGCCGGATTTGCTGCGCACTGGGGTTCTCTTACGGGAGATCGATGAGATCATTCGTAACCTAGAGGATGGGACGCCGGAGGGCTCGTTAGCCAAACGCCTCTGCGCCCTCATATTCCTCATTCGCAAGCTCCCTCGCGAAGGCATCGCCGACATTGGCGTCCGTGCCACTGCCGACATGTTGGCGGACCTTTTGATCAGCGATCTAGCCAATGACGGGCCTACCTTGCGGAGAGAGATTCCCCGGATTCTCGAGGAATTGGTTGAGCAGGGGAAGCTCATTAAGCTGGATGAAGAATACAGTCTGCAGACTAGGGAAAGCAGTGAATGGGACCGCGAATTCCGCAACCGGCAAACCCGGCTAAATAGCGACTTTACAGCTTTGTCTAGCAAACGTTCGGCACTGTTGAATTCGGCTTGTATGGACGTCCTTGGAAACATCAGACTCCTCCAGGGGAAGTGCAAGGAGCCGCGTAAGCTGGCGATTTATTTTGGCAGTGAACCACCCGAGGCCAAGGGCAATGAGATCCCGGTCTGGGTTCGCGATGGCTGGGGAGAAAGCGAAAGCGCTGTAGTGGCCGATGCCCGGGCTGCGGGTAGCGATAGCCCGACCATTTTCGTGTATATCCCCAAGTTGAGCGCCGAGGATCTGAAAAAAGCCATTCTCGAATACGAGGCGGCTAAGGCAACCATCGAGTTTAAGGGTACCCCTAGCTCAGATCCGGGACGGGAAGCTCACGATGCCATGGTTACCCGCATGAGAATGGCAGAGGCCACCCGAGACAGCATTATTCGGGAGGTAATTAATGCGGCTAAAGTGTTCCAGGGTGGGGGTCAGGAGCGGGTTGAGCATTCCCTGGAGGAAAGAATACGCGAAGCCGCTGAGGCCTCCTTAGATCGCCTGTTTCGAGAGTTTCGAGAGGCCGATGACGACAGGTGGCCAGCCGTTATTAATCGAGCTAAGAATGGCGACGAAGCCGCCTTCCAAGCTGTAGGGTGGAATGATGCGCCCGAAAAACACCCAGTCTGTTCGGCTATTCTTTCTGGCATTGGTTCTGGCAAGACAGGCAAGGAAATTCGCGAAACCTTTGAAAAAGCACCTTATGGTTGGCCGCGTGATGCTATTGATGCTGCTTTGATTACGCTATTTACCACTGGACACCTCCGCGCTCTGTATAAAGGTGTGCAACTTGACCGCGGTCAATTGGATCAAGCCAAGATTTCGGCCACCGACTTCCGAGTAGAAACGGTAACCATAGATGTCCGCAGCCGCATGAAGCTGCGAAATCTTTTCCAAACTGCTGGGTTTAACTGTAAAGCGGGCGAGGAATCCTCAGTAGCCGGGCAATTTCTTGCCAGGCTTGCAGAATTGGCCGATCATGCCGGTGGCGATCCGCCCCTGCCCCAGCGTCCATCCAAAGCTCACTTGGAAGAAATACGGGGGCTGGCAGGTAACGAACAGCTGGCAGCAATTCTGGAGCAGTCCGACACTTTGCTCGAGCAGCT
- a CDS encoding DUF1788 domain-containing protein — MGRIEELANRYRNHIATPWQRNLAGEQRTIFIVYPKAEERRIRARLELFEMATVGAGHKWKLVDFTKTFARWMCSLEYKEIYFQEPEDLAMPLETEFLHFAAEELRQALTDKDVDANTVVAVYGVASLYGFTKLSLVLREVVRDIRGRLLVFFPGEFENNNYRLLDARDGWNYLAIPITLHNGVNDL, encoded by the coding sequence GTGGGAAGAATTGAGGAGCTAGCTAACCGCTATCGCAACCACATCGCTACACCATGGCAGCGGAATCTAGCTGGTGAGCAAAGGACCATCTTTATTGTCTATCCTAAGGCCGAGGAGCGAAGAATTCGGGCTAGGCTAGAGCTCTTTGAAATGGCCACCGTTGGTGCCGGACATAAGTGGAAGTTGGTGGACTTCACCAAGACCTTTGCCCGGTGGATGTGCTCCTTGGAATACAAGGAAATCTACTTCCAAGAGCCGGAAGACTTAGCGATGCCGCTTGAAACCGAGTTTCTACATTTTGCAGCTGAAGAGCTCCGCCAAGCGCTCACTGATAAGGATGTTGACGCTAATACTGTAGTTGCTGTCTATGGCGTGGCCAGTCTATATGGGTTTACCAAGCTTTCGCTTGTTTTGAGGGAGGTTGTACGGGATATCCGTGGTCGACTGCTAGTGTTTTTCCCCGGCGAATTTGAAAACAACAATTACCGCTTACTTGATGCCCGAGATGGGTGGAATTACTTGGCCATTCCCATCACCTTACATAATGGGGTGAATGACCTATGA
- the glmS gene encoding glutamine--fructose-6-phosphate transaminase (isomerizing) produces the protein MCGIVGYVGSRPVVPVLLEGLHRLEYRGYDSAGIAVLNDNKLKVNKAKGKLAVLEEKLSQTHVASNIGIGHTRWATHGAPSDTNAHPHTDCSGTLAVVHNGIIENYQELKVKLLAEGHVFTSETDTEVLAHLIEKYLKERGSLLEAVRAAVEAVRGSYALAVISEAAPGEIVAARKDSPLVVGLNDGEYFLASDIPALLPYTRDTLLIDDGEVIRLSRGGAEVFGPDGLPVTKEIFRVKWDAKAAEREGWDHFMLKEIFEQPRALRDTLAGRLTPGEGGLGFLPSLEELGLEKDYINSLRQIHGVACGTAYHAAMVGKRLWEHLVGLPVEVDLASEFRYRDVPLLGPETLVTVVSQSGETADTLAALREAKGRGSRVLAITNVVGSSVSREADHVLYTWAGPEIAVASTKAYTTQLLALGLIGLYLAQIRCSRTFDRRELAWLGAELAEIPRKAQQTLDLSQQVRGLAQRIAQHQNAFFIGRGLDYAAALEGALKLKEISYIHAEAYAAGELKHGTLALIEEGVPVVCLVTQPHLAEKTISNIKEVKARGGWTIGVTVPEVESQVAEAVDEMLVLPQTAPQWVPILAVIPLQLLAYYAAVARGCDVDQPRNLAKSVTVE, from the coding sequence ATGTGCGGAATAGTTGGCTATGTAGGTAGCCGGCCGGTGGTACCTGTGTTGCTTGAAGGCCTGCACCGGCTGGAATACCGCGGCTACGATTCAGCTGGCATTGCCGTGCTTAACGATAACAAGCTTAAAGTAAATAAAGCTAAAGGTAAGTTGGCAGTTCTTGAGGAAAAGCTTAGTCAAACCCATGTCGCCAGCAACATCGGCATTGGCCATACCCGGTGGGCCACCCACGGAGCGCCTTCCGATACCAATGCCCACCCCCACACCGACTGCTCGGGCACGCTGGCGGTGGTTCATAACGGGATCATTGAGAATTACCAGGAGCTAAAGGTCAAGCTCTTGGCGGAAGGCCACGTTTTTACCTCCGAAACCGATACCGAAGTCCTGGCCCACCTGATCGAGAAGTATTTAAAGGAGCGCGGAAGCCTCCTGGAGGCGGTCCGGGCGGCGGTGGAGGCGGTACGGGGGTCGTACGCCCTGGCGGTGATCTCCGAGGCAGCTCCGGGAGAGATCGTAGCCGCCCGCAAGGATAGCCCGCTGGTGGTAGGCTTAAATGATGGGGAATATTTCCTGGCTTCCGACATCCCGGCCTTGTTGCCGTACACCCGGGATACTCTCCTGATTGACGATGGCGAGGTCATCCGCCTGAGCCGCGGTGGGGCTGAAGTTTTTGGTCCCGATGGCTTGCCGGTGACTAAGGAGATCTTCCGGGTCAAGTGGGATGCCAAGGCGGCGGAGCGGGAAGGCTGGGACCACTTCATGCTCAAAGAGATCTTTGAGCAGCCCCGCGCCCTGCGCGATACTCTGGCCGGGCGGCTTACACCCGGCGAAGGCGGTTTAGGCTTTCTTCCTAGCCTTGAGGAGCTAGGGCTTGAGAAGGACTATATCAACAGCTTGCGGCAGATCCACGGCGTAGCTTGCGGTACCGCTTACCATGCCGCCATGGTGGGGAAGCGCCTGTGGGAGCACCTGGTGGGCCTGCCGGTGGAGGTGGACCTGGCCTCGGAGTTTCGCTACCGGGACGTGCCCCTTTTGGGGCCGGAGACCTTGGTGACGGTGGTCAGCCAGTCGGGCGAGACCGCCGACACCCTGGCGGCGCTGCGCGAGGCCAAGGGGCGGGGCAGCCGAGTGCTGGCCATTACCAACGTGGTGGGAAGCTCGGTATCCCGGGAAGCCGACCATGTCCTCTATACCTGGGCCGGGCCGGAGATAGCCGTAGCTTCTACCAAGGCTTATACCACCCAGCTTTTGGCCTTAGGCCTGATCGGCCTGTATTTGGCTCAAATTCGCTGCAGCCGTACCTTTGACCGGCGGGAGCTGGCTTGGCTGGGGGCTGAGCTAGCGGAGATACCCCGGAAGGCCCAGCAAACCCTGGATCTCAGCCAGCAGGTGCGGGGGCTGGCGCAGCGGATCGCCCAGCATCAAAACGCCTTCTTCATCGGCCGGGGGCTTGACTATGCTGCGGCCCTGGAAGGGGCGCTCAAGCTCAAGGAAATCTCCTATATTCACGCCGAGGCCTATGCCGCCGGGGAGCTGAAGCACGGAACCCTGGCCCTCATTGAGGAAGGGGTGCCGGTCGTCTGCTTGGTTACCCAGCCCCACCTGGCCGAGAAGACCATCAGCAACATCAAGGAAGTCAAAGCCCGGGGCGGCTGGACCATCGGCGTGACGGTGCCGGAGGTGGAAAGCCAGGTGGCCGAGGCGGTGGATGAGATGCTGGTCCTGCCCCAGACGGCGCCCCAGTGGGTGCCCATCCTGGCGGTCATCCCGCTGCAGCTTTTGGCCTACTATGCTGCCGTTGCCCGCGGCTGCGACGTCGATCAACCCCGCAACCTGGCCAAGAGCGTGACGGTGGAGTAG
- a CDS encoding phosphoglucosamine mutase, whose protein sequence is MGNLFGTDGVRGVANRELSAELAFKLGRAGALVLSEGNRRPRIVLGRDTRISGDMLEAALVAGICSMGGDVLKVGVVPTPGVAVLTRLLGADAGVVISASHNPMEDNGIKFFGGNGFKLPDAVEEKIEQAIATSAWDATPAPVGKEVGRVVELPDAPLRYIDYLEEAIPSNLAGLRIVVDCANGASYRLAPNLLGDLGAEVVVINASPDGVNINSACGSTHPAQLQQAVVHHGADLGLAYDGDADRVIAVDERGNLVDGDAIMVICGLERKRQKRLLNDRVVVTVMSNLGLHQAFQKEGVEVIQTKVGDRYVLEEMLKSGAALGGEQSGHVIFLDNQTTGDGLLTSLELLQVISATGADLSELAKQMQRLPQLMVNVRVRDKNGLDHCQPLKEAVQAAQEQLAGRGRILVRPSGTEPVLRLMAEGPDEGELKSILGGLKEVVERYLT, encoded by the coding sequence TTGGGTAATCTCTTTGGTACCGACGGAGTTCGGGGGGTGGCCAATCGGGAGCTCTCAGCGGAATTGGCCTTTAAGTTGGGTCGAGCTGGGGCTCTGGTGCTTTCCGAGGGCAACCGGCGCCCCCGCATCGTGTTGGGGCGGGATACCCGCATCTCCGGGGATATGCTGGAGGCAGCCTTGGTGGCCGGGATTTGTTCCATGGGTGGAGATGTGCTCAAGGTGGGGGTAGTTCCTACCCCGGGGGTGGCAGTGTTGACCCGGCTTTTAGGTGCCGATGCGGGAGTGGTCATCTCTGCTTCCCACAATCCCATGGAAGATAACGGCATCAAGTTCTTTGGCGGCAATGGGTTCAAGCTCCCAGATGCGGTGGAAGAAAAAATTGAGCAGGCCATAGCTACCTCAGCTTGGGATGCTACCCCGGCGCCGGTAGGCAAAGAGGTGGGGAGGGTAGTTGAACTTCCCGATGCCCCCTTGCGTTACATCGATTATCTGGAGGAAGCCATACCCTCTAACTTGGCGGGCCTGCGCATAGTGGTGGATTGCGCCAACGGGGCTTCCTACCGGCTGGCCCCCAATTTACTGGGCGATTTGGGGGCGGAGGTGGTGGTTATCAATGCCAGCCCTGATGGAGTCAATATCAACTCCGCCTGCGGCTCCACCCATCCGGCCCAGCTGCAGCAGGCGGTAGTCCACCATGGCGCCGATCTGGGGCTAGCCTATGACGGGGATGCCGATCGGGTCATTGCCGTGGATGAGCGAGGCAACCTGGTGGATGGCGATGCCATCATGGTCATCTGCGGGCTCGAGCGTAAGCGCCAAAAGCGGCTTTTGAATGACCGGGTGGTGGTGACGGTGATGAGCAACCTAGGCCTACACCAGGCCTTCCAGAAGGAAGGGGTGGAGGTAATTCAGACCAAGGTTGGGGACCGCTACGTCCTTGAGGAAATGCTGAAGAGCGGGGCCGCTCTGGGCGGTGAACAATCGGGCCATGTAATCTTTTTGGATAATCAAACCACCGGCGATGGCCTGCTTACCTCTCTAGAGCTTTTACAGGTGATCTCGGCCACTGGCGCCGACCTGTCCGAGCTGGCTAAGCAGATGCAGCGCTTGCCCCAGTTGATGGTCAATGTGCGGGTGCGGGACAAAAACGGCCTCGACCATTGCCAGCCTCTCAAGGAGGCAGTCCAAGCGGCCCAAGAGCAGCTGGCGGGCCGGGGGCGGATATTGGTACGGCCTTCGGGGACCGAGCCGGTGTTGAGGCTGATGGCCGAAGGTCCTGATGAAGGGGAACTCAAATCGATTTTAGGCGGTCTAAAAGAAGTGGTGGAAAGGTATCTAACCTAG